The DNA window TTATCCCCTGCGTAAGGAGCAGAAGGAGAAAGGGGAGGAGTACCTTTGGCCCCCCGAGGCGGCGGAGCTTCTGCGTCTGGCCTACGGGTGGCCCGGTCGTGTCCCCTCGCCTCTCCGTGGAGGAAGCCCTTTCCCTCCTGGAGACGGCTGGCCGGCTGGCTCGGGGGCTCAAGGAGGGTGCGCCCACCATTCCCGAGGTGGTCCGGGACCTGAAGGGGCTGGGGGAGGTGCTGGAGGCGTTTAGGGGGGAGGCTAAGCGGTATGAGAGGCTTTCCGGGGAGATGTCCGCCACCCTGGGCGGCTTCCTTCGCCGCTTGGAGGGGGAGATGCAGGGGTTTGTCGCCGATACGCGCCGGGAGGTTTCCGAGGCCCTGAGCCGGGTGGTCAATCCCCTGGTCCCCGCCACCACCCTGGCGGTGCTTTCGTCCCTCTTCGCCGTGGGCTTCCTCGTCCTCTCCTCCGTCCACTCTGCGGGCTGGGTGTCGGCCCTTCCCTACCTGGGGGCGGCCTCCTGGGCGGGGCCGTGGTCTGGTGGTTGAGGGGTTAGCCCCTATAATGGGGGCATGCGGTCGGCCATCGCCAAGCTCGGACTTCCCCCCTACAAACTTCACCCTGCCGGAGGTTCGGGTAGAATGGTCTGACCCCCGGGGGTGCGGTGGCCGACCTAAATCCCCGGGGGTTTTACCTTCCCCCGAAATCCTCGTTCAGGACGGCCAAAGGGCCCTCTCCTACGGCCTCCGGGAGGTGGTCCGGCGGGCGCTCGCCCCCTACGCTGACCACTTCCGGGGGCTTACTTCCTGCGGCTACCCCGCCCCTCAGGGGGACCATGTAACGGCCTTCCTCGTGGAGGAGGAGGAGGGCTACCGGGTCCGCTTCTCCGGGGTGATGACCTGCGGGTCCCCGTGGGCTTGCCCGGTGTGCTCCTCGCGGCTGGCCCGGGACCGGGGCGAGGCCCTGGCCCGGGCGGCGGCCCGGCTGGTGGGGCTCGGCTACCGGGCCGTGCATGTGGTGCTCACGGTTCGGCACACCCGGGGGGAGGCCCTGGCCGATGTCTTCGGGGCCCTCTCCTCGGCCTGGCGGTGGGCCTGGGGGCATAGGCGGGTCAAGGCCCTCCTCCGGGGGGTGGCCTATGCCCGTTCGGTGGAGATTACCTTCGGGCGCAACGGCTGGCACCCCCACATCCACGCCCTTCTGCTCGTGCCTGCTCACCGGGATCCCTGGGCCCTTGAGGATCCACTTTGGGAGGCGTGGAGTGAGGCGGTGGAGGCGGTGGGCTGGGCTCCCTCGTCCCGTGATGCCTACTCCTTTGAGGTCGTGGAGTCCGAGGAGGACTTGGGCCATGTGAGCCGCTATGTGGGCAAGGGCTCGTGGGGCCTCGGCCTCGAGGTGGCGGGTGGACCTCTGAAAGGGGCCACCAGGGCCTGACCCCCTTTGAGTTGCTGGGGGCGGCCTGGGCTGGGGGGGCCATCCCGTACCAGGGCACCCCGGCCTGGGTGGACGGGGAGGGGAGGGAGGTGGAGGTGGACCCCCTGGAGGAGGGGGGGGCCTTGATACTCCGGGAGTTTTGCGGCCACGCCCTCCGGCACGCTACTCGCCTCGGTCTGACCCCTGAGGAGGCCGCCTGGCGGTGGGTGGAGTACGCCAAGGCCACCCGTGGCCGCAAGGCCCTGACCACTTCCAGGGCGCTGACCCTCCTCCTCCGGGAGGCCCTGGCCGAGGTGGAGGCCGAGGAGGAGGCCCGGCCTCCGGTGGAGGTGGTCAAGCTCGCCCGGGCCGCTTATGTCTGGCTTCTCCGGTCTGGCCGGCTGGCCTACTGGATCCATGTGGCTGAGTCCCTGGGCTCGCTGGTCCTGGCCTGTGAGCTTCTGGGGCTCGTGGAGGGGGTGGAGTGGGATGTGGTTCCCCGTGCTCCTCCTGGGGAGGAGGAGGTGGCGGCTTGCGTCTAGCAAAACCCTCCGCTAAAACTTGGCGGAAAGGGTACCCGGCACTTTTCGCGAGGTTTTTTGCGGGGGGGTATGGGGTTTGGGGGGTGAGCCCCGCCCCCCAAAATCCCCTTTCTGGGCGGTATACTTTGCGTATGCCCCTGGCGTGGCTGACTGGGGGGGCGGGGCGAGGGGCGAAGCCCCTAGGGGGGGCGCGAAGCGCCCCCCCTAGGGGCTTCGCCCCCTCGGGCCTTGGTGCGAGGCCCGACCCCCCCACCCCATACCCCCCCGGATGGAACGAAACGGGGGTGCAGGGGGCGCCCAGCCCCCTGCCTGCAAACCCGCGCCGGGCGTGGAAGGGGCCCCGTCAGGGGACGAGGGGGGCCCCCCTTCCTTTGGGGCGGCATTTTTCTGGGCGGCCTCCTCGGGTTGCGGGGTACGGGGTGGGCCGGGCCCCTGTCCAGGGTGCGGGGTAGGGGCCCCGCACCCCCGAAGGGGGCTTGCCCTGGACAGGGTGGCCCACCCCGTAGACTGGTTGGCCCCGAGGCCGCCCCGGGTCTGGAGGGTTTGGAGGTAGCGGGTGGCTGAGGAGAGGCCCACCCCCTGGTGCATCTGGCCTGCGACGGGGTCATGCCCCGCTGGCTGGCTGAGGTCTACGGGGTTCCCCGGGGGGCGGGCCACCGGAGGGTGGTCCACCTTCCCCCTACCCCCTGGTCCCGGAGGGCGGTCCGCCTCGAGGTGGTGGGGTGGTCCCGGGGTGAGGTGGCTCTTGCGCCGAAGGCCCTCCGCCATGCCCTGGCGACTGCGGTGGCCCGCTACCGCCTGAGGGCCCGCCCTGACCTTTGGGACTCCCTGGCCGTCCGGTCCTCCCGGCGTTCCCTCCGAGGGAGGGAGTGGGCCCGTTGGCTAGGCCGGGAGGGTCGCTTGAAGGGGGTCCCCCGC is part of the Thermus amyloliquefaciens genome and encodes:
- a CDS encoding protein rep — translated: MVRRALAPYADHFRGLTSCGYPAPQGDHVTAFLVEEEEGYRVRFSGVMTCGSPWACPVCSSRLARDRGEALARAAARLVGLGYRAVHVVLTVRHTRGEALADVFGALSSAWRWAWGHRRVKALLRGVAYARSVEITFGRNGWHPHIHALLLVPAHRDPWALEDPLWEAWSEAVEAVGWAPSSRDAYSFEVVESEEDLGHVSRYVGKGSWGLGLEVAGGPLKGATRA